AAATCCTGCTCGCCAGATTTGGGCACATCAACACCTACAACCCAAGTGTTTCCATCTTCTTTTTTGCCTTTGGCTCTGATTTCGCCACCGATTTCAACTAAGTAACTTTTTACCCCCGCTTTGTCGAGCAAATGCGCCACATAGTCATTGATGTATCCCGTAATCGCATTGAAAACCAATTCGGTTCTGGCGTCGTTTTTCAAAATTGAATCGTTACGCACAGCGGTTTTGGCAATTCCCACAAATTGCATTACTGAATCCACCTGCGCTTGGCTCGGTTTATTGTGGATTTTAGCCTTTTTAAAGCCGTAAAGATTAGAAAGTGGCTGCACCGTAGGGTCGAAATAGCCGTCAGTTTTTTGGTTAAAATCTTGACATTGTTTCCATAAATCTATCACGACAGAATCCACAGCCGTTCCTTTTTCCGATTGGTTGAATCGCTCCACATCGGTTCCAGATTTGTAGGTGGAAATTTTATCGTCGAAAAAGGTAAGTGCTTTTACAATTTCATCGCTTAAATCTTTGTCAGAATAATATTGAATCCCATAAGTCGATCCAAATGCATCGCCTTTTGCGTAGCGCAAAGTAGGTTCAGAAGATTCCGTTTTTTTATTACATCCTACATTTAATAATAAAAGTGAGGATGCTAAAATAATTGATTTTTTCATTAGCTTAAAAAATTAAATCCATTAAAAAGTAATTTGTAGGCTTCTCCTTTTACAGGTTTTCGGTTTAAATCATCGGCGTGCGTGATGCCTACGCCCGCAAACCAAACGCGTGCATCTTGCTCGCGTGCGTGCGCCACCATTTTGCTTGCAATGGCGGGCAACCTTGTGTAATCATCGGGTGGGATCGAAGCTTGTACCAAAACAAATATATTTTTTTCGTTTTTTTTGTAGGTTACAAATTGTGGATGTTTTTTGAGTTTGCTATTCACGGCAAGAAATTCAAATCCCATTTTTTGAAGCTCTTCGCCTATAAAATTCATTGCCATGTAGTGCAATTCTTCTTCGGTAAATTCCATGCTAAATTTATTTGAATGTGCAAATTACTATAAAAATTTCTTTTAATTTTGCTCGAAAGAATTTTTTTGATGAGAGAGCGTATAATTTTTTTTGATGGTGTATGCAATTTATGCGATGGACTGGTGCAATTTATTTTAAAAAGAGATAAAAATAAAATATTTAAATTCAGTTCGTTGCAATCCAATTTTGCGCAAAAAAAAATAGCAGAATTCGGTGAAAACGCTCAAAACTTAAATACCATTTTTTATCTAAAAGATGAGAAGTTATTTAGCCAATCTCAAGCTGTGCTAGAAATTGCTCGGGATTTAGGCGGCTTGTACCAAATATTCTATATTTTTAAGGTTTTTCCGCACTCATTCAGAGATTTCTTGTACCAAAGAGTAGCAAAAAATCGCTATAAATTATTTGGGCAAAAAAACGAATGTATGCTCCCAACGCCTGAATTAAAAAATCGATTTTTGGATTAATTTTCGGCTTCGCCTTCTTCTGGAATAGGTTTTACCTTGATGTATTTTTCTGATTGCTCGATAGCGTCCATTACTTGGTCTATGATTTTTTGAGTGCTATCGTTCTCATAATCAATTTCTAAAGGTTTTTTGAAAGTCATGGTTTGCTCCACGCCGCGTTTTTTAATTAAAAGACCTTTTTTGTCAAACGAACGACGGAATCCATCAATCACTACAGGAACCACAATCGGTTTATTCTTTTTGATGATGTGCGCTGTCCCTTTTCTGCCAGGGGCAAAGGCCTTGGTGGTACCTTGTGGGAAGGTAATTACCCAGCCTTGTTGCAAAGCTTTCTCAATATTGTCGATTTCCTTTAAATCAACCTTTCTTTTAATGTCTTTTCCCGCTTCGCGCCATGTTCTTTTCACGGTTACGGCTCCTGCGAGAGAAAATAATTTAGCCAAAAGTCCTTTATTCATAGTTTCTTTTGCTGCGACATAATACATGTCAATTTTAGGATTGAGCAAATAAATCGGGTTTTTAATCGAATTTTGGAACCCATTTTTCACACTACTAAAGACATGATACATGGCTGAAACATCAGCAAAATAGGTTTGGTGATTCGATACAAAAAGTACATTTTGCTCAGGTAGATTGGCGATATTTTCGGTTCCTTGGATTTTCAACTTGTTGAATCCGTTGTATCTACGATACGAAATTGCTCCAAAGGTGAAAATGATAAATCGCTTGATGAAATGTGGATACCCAAAGGCATCGAAAAATATATTTTTTTTATGATTCACAATCCTAATTTTTTCAGGTTACAAATTTAATGAATTTCGCAAAAATACAAGGAATTCATTTAGCATCATTGCGGTTGCGCCCCAACAAATCAAATTGTTTGGTAAGGCAAAAGCAGGCACTTGGTGTGCAATGTTGTCCACGACCACGGTGTGTTCTATAATGTTGGGCGAGTGAATAAATTCATTTAATTTTAATGGAATTATGGCTTTTACTTCGCGCTCAGATGGTATGAAATCTGGTCTGCCTTTGTAGATTCCCACAAATGGATGCACGATGAAATTGCTCGGTGGGATGAACAATTGGCTTAATTCTCCTACGATTTCAATGCAATTAGGGTCGGCATTGATTTCTTCCAAACTTTCACGCAGAGCTGTAGCTTGTAAATTTTCGTCTATCGCTTCGACGCGGCCGCCAGGGAACCCAATTTGATTAGAATGCACGCCAGGATAGGTGTTTCTGTGAATTACGGGAAAATACAATTCGCCATTTTCTTCATACACAATGATGAGCACCGCAGCAATCCTTGGATTGGCAGGATTATATCTCGCCTTGTCTACCAAGTTTTGGCGATAGGGCGGTGCCATTACTTTTTGGGCTTTCCAGCCAGGTGTTTTTGTGTTTCTGAATAGACTTTTAATATTAGAGGATGTAAGGTTATTCATGATTGAAGGTTTATAAAAAAGGCTATACTTGCATAAAGTATAGCCCTAATTTATGAATTTTAATCTTTAAAAACTGAATTATCTTCTTCTTTTTTTAGATTTTCTTTTTTTATTAGCTTTTTTCAATTTTTCAGCTTTGCTTTTCACGGGCTCTGCAGAAACACTACCTTTAGCATTAGATACTTCTTCCGCTTTTTTAAGTGCTTTCAATGCATCTACCACTACACCGTGGGTAGAAATATCTTTCAAGTTTTCGTTGTAGTTTCCAGTTTCGATTAAGATATTTCTGATTTCTTGTGCAGTAAGGTTAGGGAAGTAGCTCCAAACCAATGCAGCCACACCAGCTACTACTGGAGATGCCATTGATGTTCCTTGCAAGTATTTGTAGCTTGCATCTGGCACAGTAGAGTAGATTTCTACTCCAGGGGCAAAGATGTCTACTTGTTGTTTACCATAGTTTGAGAAACTAGCTTTGATGCTGTTATTGTTAGGTGTGCTAGCTCCTACAGTAAGCAATGTGTTACTTACAGGATGACCATTTCTAAAGTTGGTAGGATAATGAATATCTTTGTCGATGTTCACATCATCATTACCTGCTGCTTTTACTAAAAGAACATTGTGATCTGTAGCATATTTAATTGCATCCCATACTGCTTGTTTGTTTGGAGAATATGGTTTACCGAAACTCATGTTGATGACTTTTGCACCATTATCTACTGCGTAGCGGATTGCGTTTGCCACATCTTTATCTCTCTCATCGCCATCTGGCACAGTGCGCACATTCATGATTTTTACATTTTCAGCGACACCATTCATTCCGATACCGTTGTTTCTCACAGCACCTATGATACCTGCCACATGCGTTCCGTGAAGTGCATCTGGACCTTCTACTGTATTGTTTCCGTAGATTCTTTCGTTTACATCATTGTAGTTATCTCCTACGATAGCGCGTGGATCATAATCAAGGTTTAAATAATAATCTAATTTCCCTTTATAGTGTTCAGCGTAATCATTACCTTGTTCTTTAATTTCATCGATAATTTTGTTGGGAGTAGAGCCAAAATATTGTTCGGCTTCTGGTGAATTTACAGCTTCTATTATTTTTTCTTTTAATAGAATAGCACCTTGGCTCTTCGGTTTTAATGCTTTTACTTCCTCAATGCTGATAACTTTGTCTCCACCATATTCTTTAGCAAAATCTTGGTAGATAGTTAGAATTTGATTGATTTGCTCTTGAATTTTAGCTACATTCATTTGCGCTTCAGTCAATTCTTCTTTGTATTTTGGAAGAATTTCTTGATACAGGGCGTATTTTTTAGGATACTTTTGCTGGTTAAGTTTGTTTTCGGCTTCGTTTTTAGAATCAAATAAAGCTTTGTATTCTCTTACCAAACGAGTGATTTCTGTGTTGTCGTGGTCTACATCTCCATTTGGCCCACCGATAAAGTTCCATCCGTGGATATCGTCGATATATCCATTTCCATCATCGTCCACTCCGTTTCCTGGGATTTCTTTTACATTAGTCCACATGTTTGCTTGTAAATCTGGGTGATCTCCTTCGATACCACTATCGATTACAGCAACGATTACTGGGCTAGATTTCAATCCTTTAGATTTTGCATAAGCATATGCATCGTCTGTGGCTACTCCATAGATTGAATCTTTGGCGTAGTTTACATGAAACCAATTTTGTTTGGCTAATTCTTGAGCTGAAGGTTGTTCTTGTGCAAACACAAAACTAGCTACAAGAGATAAACTGAGTACTAATTTTTTCATTTATTGTTGTTTTAAATTTTTAATATAAACTATACTTTGGGGTCCTTCATTAAACAATAGATCCACTACGCTTAAATCTGGAATAAATTGTAATTTTTCGCTAAAAACTTGCGTATATTCTGGCAAATCTTCTACAGGATTTTTGGCATTATAAGTTTGTCTAAAATCTGTAGCGGGCGATTCAATATACGATTCAGAAAGCGAAAATTTATTTTCAACTTGAAGCAAATTCAAAAGTTGTTCCAAAATTTCCAAATTCAAGTCTAAAAGGAATTTATGTTTTTTCTCAAACACGGGCATCAAATCGTCTTCGTAGTATTCAAAATAGGGAGAACGGCGATAGGCTGCCTCAAAGGAGCGCAAATGTTCCTTTTGCCAATCTTGGGCATAGCTTATTTGCAAATCCTTCATGGCGCGCTTTCCTGTGTGGGCAATGGGCACTACGAGTTTTTGCAAGCCGTTTGGGCTCAGGATATGACAACGATTTCTGTAAGTTTGTTTTTGGTAATTTTCGTACACATCAATGCACGGATTTTCTTGCGATAAAAAATCTGCAAAAAACCGAATTGGTGGAAAATATTGTGATGAAAATGCGTTCAATTCCATATGATTTGCTACAAAAATAAACATTTTTCTGGATAAAGGATTAAATAATTTCTGAATATAAATTATCTAATTAGCTATGTTTTCAAAACTTAGAAAAAAAAGCAAATTTTTTATTTTTCTTTCTCCTCTTTTGATTTTTCGTTGAGATGGATGTTCCAAACTTTTACTTCATCTTTTTCGGTAATGCCTTTGAGAATTTCGATGTTTTCGCCATCACTCACGCCTAAACGAATGGGTTTTTTGATCCATTCTTCGCCGTTTTTCACTTCTACAAAGGCAGTGCCGTCGCCTTCATACTGAATGTCTGATTCAGCTAAAACCAATACATTTTTCTTGTTCTCGGTTGTGATTTCGGCGTTGGCACTGTAGCCTGCACGGATGAAATCGTTTTGATTTAAATTCACGCTGGCTTTGATTTCAAATTCTACAATCCCATTGTTTCTGATTCCCGATGGTGCGATAAAATCAAGGGTTCCCGTAAAAGTTTCGTTGGGCAAAGCACCGATTTTGATTTCAAGTGGCATGCCTATCTTTAGTTTTCCTACTTCGGCTTCGTCTACACGACCTTCAAAAATCATGTCTTTGATATTGGCAATGGTGGCAATGGTTGTCCCTGTGCTAAAGTTGCTGATTTCTTGCACATTGTCTCCAATTTCTACGGGAATGTCCAAAATCATTCCGTTGATAGTGGAGCGAATTTGCGTAGTAGAATATTGCTCAAGCCCAGGTGCCACGCCTGTTTTGGCGGTGTGGTAATTGTTTTCGGCATTTTTTAAACTTTGTTTGGCTGAATTATAAGCTGCAAGGGCTGTTTCATATTCGGCTTTGGAAATCACACCCTGCGAGTAGAGCAATTTTTGGCGATTGTAGTGTCGCGTTTGGTTGGCAAGTTCCGTTTTTGTGGAATTGATTTGCATCTGTGCTGAATTTAGGCTATTGACATTGGGGATTACCTTTATTGTGGCAAGCAGTTGTCCATTGGTAACCTCCATACCCTCTCTCACCTTGATGGATTGAATTACCCCCGTGATGTTAGGTTTAATTTCGATTTTTTCGCGTGGTTTTACTTCGCCTGTAGCGACTGCCGTTTTCTTAATGTCTGTTCTAAAAGCATGTGTGGTCTCGTACACCACATTTTCGGCAGTACTTTTTTGGTAGTTATAGGAAAAAGCCCATATTCCTAGGCATAAAACTAATAAAACAAGGACTGCTATAATGATTTTTTTAGCTTTCATGTGTTAGATAATTAAGGTTTGGCTAAAATATGGATTTTATTTGAAATAAGCGCGTCTAGAAACGAAAAAAATAGTCGTTTTCTAAACGCGCTTAGATTTAAAATTGTGAAAGGTTTTAGCTTCTTACGAATTTGCCAACGCTCTCTAGTAGCTGTGGGCGATCTTCTAAAGCGATTCTGGATACGGCGTAGAAATCTCGCACCCAATCGGAAAGCTCGGTAAAGGCTTTGTTTTTCTGTTGGGTAGCGTTTTGGTTTTCGCCTTTTTCTTTTTCGTATTTGGCGCGTAGGCTTTCCACTTTTTGGATTTGTGCCACTTGGGCTTCTACTACGCTTTGATTGATTTTAAATTTTTCTAACAAAGGTTTGGCTTCGCTATGGCTTTGGGCTTGCTCATAAAAGGTTTTGATTTCCTCCAATGCCTTGAGATAGGCGGCAGATAGTGTGCCATCGATAGCGAGGCTTTTCCAGAGTTCTGTTCTTTTCATCAAAGCCACTTTGGCTATTTTTCTGTGTTTGCCGTAGGCTTTTTTTAGGGTGTCAAAGGCGTCAGCAAATTGGGCATAGGCTTCTTTTTCTTCGGCGGTTTCTTGCTTGTTTTGGTTATAGAGCTGTTGTGTTTTGTCGAATAGCGCTTTGCCTTCCTTTATTTTAGTATCGTCATAGCCATATTCTGCCATTTCGGTTTTTAAGTCTTGCACCTCATCTAGATTGGTGAATAGTAATCTGTAATTTTCGAGGTACTGGAGTTCGGAAATGCTTTTTGTTCTGCTCATAGTTTTAATATTTTGGGTTATTGATATTAAGTTTTTTGAATTATTTTTAATTTTATGAATAAAAACTGTTCATTCTTCTATCGCCGTGAGTTGTTTTCTTATTTTTATTCAATAATTTGTGTCGCCCATTGCCATTCTTCTGTCGCCGTGAGCCGTTTTTCTATCGCCGGCACCTGTTTGTGTGTCGCGCTTAGTGGTTTTTGCTTGGATGTGGGATAAAGTTATTGATTTTTTATAAAACTTCCCAATCTTCGTAGCCTTTTTTCCCACCTTGTCATGCTGAACATGTTTCAGTATCGCATGTGTTTTGCTGGTGAGACCCTGAAACAAGCTCAGGGTGACAAAATTACGCTATTTTCTTCTGATTAATATCCGTGCATAAGTTATTTTGCCATTTATTTTGCCTTCGGCATTTTTTATCATTCCTGGTATAGAAGTCGCCGAATGAGTATTCTTTTGTAAACATTCTTGCCATTGACTAGAGTTTCTTTGGCATTGTTCATTACCCCTGGAATGGTCATAATTTCTTGATAAGGATTCTGAAGTATGGTTGTACTCTCTCTCTCTCTCTCTCTCTCTCTCTACAAAATCAGGGTTTCGGCTAAGTGAATATACTAAATCTTTACCATCATTACCTTTTCGAAAAGCGACGATTTCAAACTGTTCGGGGTTGTATTTATCCAAAAAGGTAATAGGCACTCCCATTACACCTCTATAATCGCACGGGATTTCAGCGACTTTGTTTACATTGATGGCATCATAATTATCATATTTGGGATATTCCTCTGGTGTATACTTTTTATATAAAATAAGCTTTTCGTGGCGTTTGTTATGGTCGAGGTTGGTAAACCAATGGACATTTCTAAATTTGACTAATCCAGTGTCCTCATTATAAACACCTTTTGCAAAATTTTCTTTTGGTTGAGTAGTTTCGAAATAAGCATTACCTCCTCTAAAACCATATCCAAGCCACATTTTATTTGCAGAGATAAGTGGAAAAATCTCTTTGTAAGTAATGGCATTCATACTTCCTATCACTAAAAACTTTTTGTCGTATTCTATGAGTTGGGCAATATACTCTCTAAAGAGTGAAAAAGGAGGATTGGTTACTATGATATCTGCCTGTTTGAGTATATCTATACTCTCTGGGCTCCTAAAATCGCCATCGCCTTTTAGCGGAGTTACGCCAATCTCATCGGGGTCGGGTGTGTGGTTCCCGTTTTTGTCGCCAGTGTATTCAAGCATAATGGCTTCTTTGGCTTCGCCTTGGCTAAAAAGATCCATTTGCTGATTCTTATAGCAAGTAGTGATAAGTTTTTTGAGCCCTAATCGTTCAAAATTATAAGAAAAGTAATGAAAAAAATTACTAATACGAGGGTCGTCGCAATTGCAGTAGACTACTTTATCTTTAAAATGGTGAGCATAATGTTTGAGTTCATTTTCTATATCGGAGAGTTGTGTATAAAACTCATCGTTTTTCCCTTTTTTTGCTTTATGTAGATTCTTGTTTAGTGATTTTGCCATTGTTTTATTTCTCGTGCAGATTGATTTTTTGTTTATTTTCCAGATTTTCTTCTATTATCTTCTTTGCAAAGCATTTGGCAGTTTTGGGGGTTAGTTTTTCCTCCTTCGTGCCATGGGGTGATATGGTCTGCTTCCATTTCTTCTATTTCAAAATGTTGCTCACACATGGGGCAAATGCCCTCTTGTCGCTCGTAGGCTTCTCTTTTCATTTGCGGTGTAAAGGCTCTAATGTTAAGGTGTTTTTCTTTGCCAGTTAATACATAATAATAAATTCCTTTTTTGGCGGTTACATCATCATCCAGCATTAGTTTTTTTATTTGTTCCTCTAATTCCGTAGGGCTTAATTTTGCGTCCTTATATTCATTGTAAAGCTCTCCCCATTCAATGCCTTTCATCTCCTTTCTGTATTCTGGGAATGTAGCTCCTACCCAACTGATAACACTTTGAAAATAATTCCACAAATTAATTGCTGTTGGGTCATTTTGATGTTTACTCATGTGAATTTCTATATTACCATTTGAAATCCATTTTATTGCTGTTTCTAAAAACTTTTGTCTATTTACGGCTCCAGTTAAATAATTATGTCCAATTTGGTAAGCAGGACATGAAGTCCGGCTAAAATATCTTTTAGCGTCAGCTAGCCAAGAACCCGTATATACTGCATTTCTTAGCTCTTGTTCTTCTAGTTTTTCTCCAGCGATATTAATGGTTTTAAACCATTCAAGTTTTTCGCTGTCTGTCCCTTCACATACATAGACCATAAGTTTATAGTCTAAAAATCTATTTTTTTCATCTTCTTGAAGGTTGTGGAAATATCTCATTTGAGGAATATCTCCAAATATACATGAAAAATCTCCTGCTACGAATTGACAAATGGAAATGGTGCGCTGTTGCCCATCTATTACTTCAAATGTTCCATCATCTCTTACTGCCCAATACATTACATTAAGTGGAAACCCCCTCTCTATCGTATCAATAACGGCGTTTCGTTGTTTCTCATTATAAACGAATTCTCTCTGATAAGGTGGGCGAATATCTAGCTTTCCAGAGTAGCCAACGACACCATTCTCTTGGTGATCTTGATAGCCTTCAATAAGCTCTCGAATAGTGATTTCTTTAAGTTTAATATTCATAGTTTTATTAATGCTAAAATGATACCTTTAATTTGGGCTTAAAGTTAATGATTTTTTATTATTTTCTAATTTTAAAAATTAAGTTGCGTGAGGGATAGAGCCGATATCCTTTTTGCGAGGCTTTGTGCCGAGCAAAAGATAAAGGCGAAAGCCCGACCCGTAGGGGCACGCCCAAAAAATATGAATTTGGTATATTTCTACTCCTCTCGCAAGGCATCAATGGGTTTTATGGCAACGGCACGCAGGGCTGGAATAAGCCCCGCTAAAAGCGACATAACTAAGACCAATACAAATGCTCCGAGCAATATTTTGATGTCGATAGAGCTATTTACAAACGGGATATCGTTGTCTTCGGAGTTGGCGACATAGGTGTTTATGCTCGCTAAAAATGCGGTGCCTGCGATGATGCCTATAAGCCCCGAGAAAAAGGTGATGACGCTACTTTCGATCAAAATCTGACTCACGATTTGGGAGGGCGGTGCGCCCAAGGCTCGGCGGATTCCGAATTCTTGTGTGCGCTCCTTGACGGTGATGAGCAAAATCGAGCTCACGGCCAAAACGCCCGCCAAAAGTGTGAAAAAGCCCACGACGACGGTGAGAAATTCCAAACCTTGCATAAATCTGAACATTTTACCAAACATTTCGCCCAGATTGAATGAGCCAAGTGCCTGTGTATCGTTGGGCGCGATGTGGTGGCGTGTTTTTAGAAAATCCTTGATTTGTGTTTCTGCTTTTTTGATGTCGGCGTAGTCGTCGATATTGATCACGATTAAGCCCACATTGTTTCCTTGGTTAAAGATTTGATTGAAGGTGGCAAATGGAATGGTAACGGTGCTCCCGCTATCTATCCCGCCTTTGGAGTCGCCAGAATATACGCCCACAACTTTGAAACTTACCCCGTTGATTTGAAGGGTGGTGCCCAGCGGATTGCTTCCTTTGTCATAAAGTTCGTCGATCAAGCGGTCGCTTATCACGGCAACTTTGGCATTATTTTCAATATCTTTTTGGGTGATGTATCTGCCCTTTAAAATCTTTTTGACAAAGATTTTGTTTTGCTCTGGGAAATCTCCAAAAATGCTATAATTCCCATTTTTGGCTTGGTGCACCACGCTTGCGTTGTTTCGCTGGCGAGGTGTGATGATTTTAATTTCCTTAAACTTCTTTTTTAAAGCCTCGATGTCGCTCAGCTGAAAACGGAATGTTCTTCCACGCCCAAATCCGTCGTAGGGAACGCTCGTTTGCTGTGTCCAGATAAAAAGGCTATTGGTGCTTGTGCCTTTCAACTCCTTGTCAAAACCATTGCTTAAGCCATTGACCACACCAAGCAAAAACACAAAAAGCAACATGCCCCAAGCTACGCCCACCATGGTGAGCAGCGTGCGTGTCTTGTTTTTTTCTAAAGCGTGGTAAATTTCGCTCCAAGTATCTCGTTCAAATATCAACATTTTAGTTACTGTTTAAGGCTTCAATAGGTTTAATTTTAGCGGCTTTTCTAGCGGGAATAAAACCTGCCAATAAGCCAGAAATAAGCAAAATTATGGCGGCTAGCACAATGCGTGAAGACTCTACTGTGGCGTTGTAAATCATATAATCTTGCAACGAATCTTTTACAGAGTAGGTGAGTAGCATACCCATAAAAATCCCGATAAATCCAAATAAAAAGGTGATTGCCAAGGCCTCTTGCAAAATAAGACTGATGATATTAAAAGGCGTAGCACCCAAGGCTTTTCTGATGCCGATTTCCTTGGTGCGTTCCTTTACGCTAAAGACCATCATATTGGCAATACTCACCACGCCCGAAATCAAACTACCAATCCCAATGACCAAAACGATAATGGTAAAAACATAAAAAAACATATTGGTGCTATCGAGTGCATCTTTTGGGTCGTATGCTCGGACTCCGCGTGTGTCGTCTGGCGAAACGCTGTGTTTAATTTTTAATTCTTTTTCCACCTCTTGTGCAATGTCGTGCAGCTCATCTAAACTTGAGTTTGGCAAAGGATATAAGGTAAAATTATCTATATTTTGAGTTCCGTAAATCACATGGTAGGTGTTGATGGGCAGGTAAATATAGCGTTCTTTGTCGTCGCCCTCTTCGCTCGAGTACACGCCCACAACTTTGTAGAGCGTATTGCCCAGCTGAATGTTTTCGCCCACGGCAGATTTGTTTTTAAATAAATCTTTTTCTACCAATCTGCCGATTACTACATTTTTCTCAATCGACTGATTGTCGAGCGGATCGAGAAAACGCCCAGAAATGATTTTTAAATCACTGGCTTTTTTCTCTTTGGAAGTGGTTCCGATTAAATTATAATTTCCGAATTCCGAGAAATTCCTAGCCGTAACCATTTGGGAAATATGAGGCAAAACGATTTCTATTCGGTCTTTTAGCAATTCTTGTAAAAATTGATAATCCGATTTTTTAAGCTGAATGTAGCGATTGGGCTGCTTGCCTTTGTAGGGCAAGGTGGTGTAGTTTGTGTAAACTTCGATGGTCATCATATTGGGTGGTAAAAATTGCTCCTCAAAACCGTTCTGCAAACCTTTACTTAGTCCAAAAAGCGTGATAAATACAAATAATGCCAATGCAATGGTAGCACCCGATAAGAATGTCCTTAATTTATTGCTCCGAATCGAAGCCCAGATTTCTGCCCAGCGATCTATATCAAACATTACACACGCACTTGGTTAATCTTTTCGTCTTCTATAATCACACCGTCTTTCAATCGCACAATCCGCTTGCACATATGTGCAATGTCGTCTTCGTGCGTTACCATTAGGATTGTTTTTCCTTCATCATTTATTTGCTGAATCAGGCGCATCACTTCTTGCGAGGTTACACTATCTAGCGCACCCGTAGGCTCATCGGCAAGGAGCAATTTAGGATTTGCAGCCAAAGCACGCGCAATGGCAACACGCTGTTTTTGTCCGCCCGAGAGTTCATTAGGCATATGTTTAGCCCAAGGCACCAAGCCCACTTTGTCGAGATAATGCATAGCGATTTCGTGGCGTTTTTTTCTACTCACATTTTGGTAATAGAGCGGAAGAGCCACATTTTCCACCACATTTTTAAAATTAATTAAATTATAAGATTGAAAGATAAAGCCCAAAAACTTGTTTCGGTAGTGTGCTGCCTTTTTCTCGCTTAGATTTTCAATGCGCACCCCATCAAGGTCGTAAGTGCCTGAGTCCGCCACATCAAGCATCCCAATGATGTTGAGCA
This Ornithobacterium rhinotracheale DNA region includes the following protein-coding sequences:
- a CDS encoding HNH endonuclease family protein, translating into MNIKLKEITIRELIEGYQDHQENGVVGYSGKLDIRPPYQREFVYNEKQRNAVIDTIERGFPLNVMYWAVRDDGTFEVIDGQQRTISICQFVAGDFSCIFGDIPQMRYFHNLQEDEKNRFLDYKLMVYVCEGTDSEKLEWFKTINIAGEKLEEQELRNAVYTGSWLADAKRYFSRTSCPAYQIGHNYLTGAVNRQKFLETAIKWISNGNIEIHMSKHQNDPTAINLWNYFQSVISWVGATFPEYRKEMKGIEWGELYNEYKDAKLSPTELEEQIKKLMLDDDVTAKKGIYYYVLTGKEKHLNIRAFTPQMKREAYERQEGICPMCEQHFEIEEMEADHITPWHEGGKTNPQNCQMLCKEDNRRKSGK
- a CDS encoding adenine-specific methyltransferase EcoRI family protein, whose translation is MAKSLNKNLHKAKKGKNDEFYTQLSDIENELKHYAHHFKDKVVYCNCDDPRISNFFHYFSYNFERLGLKKLITTCYKNQQMDLFSQGEAKEAIMLEYTGDKNGNHTPDPDEIGVTPLKGDGDFRSPESIDILKQADIIVTNPPFSLFREYIAQLIEYDKKFLVIGSMNAITYKEIFPLISANKMWLGYGFRGGNAYFETTQPKENFAKGVYNEDTGLVKFRNVHWFTNLDHNKRHEKLILYKKYTPEEYPKYDNYDAINVNKVAEIPCDYRGVMGVPITFLDKYNPEQFEIVAFRKGNDGKDLVYSLSRNPDFVEREREREREYNHTSESLSRNYDHSRGNEQCQRNSSQWQECLQKNTHSATSIPGMIKNAEGKINGKITYARILIRRK
- a CDS encoding ABC transporter ATP-binding protein translates to MIDIQDLNKSYKMGKNSLHVLKGIDLQVDKGEFVAIMGSSGSGKSTLLNIIGMLDVADSGTYDLDGVRIENLSEKKAAHYRNKFLGFIFQSYNLINFKNVVENVALPLYYQNVSRKKRHEIAMHYLDKVGLVPWAKHMPNELSGGQKQRVAIARALAANPKLLLADEPTGALDSVTSQEVMRLIQQINDEGKTILMVTHEDDIAHMCKRIVRLKDGVIIEDEKINQVRV
- a CDS encoding ABC transporter permease; its protein translation is MFDIDRWAEIWASIRSNKLRTFLSGATIALALFVFITLFGLSKGLQNGFEEQFLPPNMMTIEVYTNYTTLPYKGKQPNRYIQLKKSDYQFLQELLKDRIEIVLPHISQMVTARNFSEFGNYNLIGTTSKEKKASDLKIISGRFLDPLDNQSIEKNVVIGRLVEKDLFKNKSAVGENIQLGNTLYKVVGVYSSEEGDDKERYIYLPINTYHVIYGTQNIDNFTLYPLPNSSLDELHDIAQEVEKELKIKHSVSPDDTRGVRAYDPKDALDSTNMFFYVFTIIVLVIGIGSLISGVVSIANMMVFSVKERTKEIGIRKALGATPFNIISLILQEALAITFLFGFIGIFMGMLLTYSVKDSLQDYMIYNATVESSRIVLAAIILLISGLLAGFIPARKAAKIKPIEALNSN
- a CDS encoding ABC transporter permease, with amino-acid sequence MLIFERDTWSEIYHALEKNKTRTLLTMVGVAWGMLLFVFLLGVVNGLSNGFDKELKGTSTNSLFIWTQQTSVPYDGFGRGRTFRFQLSDIEALKKKFKEIKIITPRQRNNASVVHQAKNGNYSIFGDFPEQNKIFVKKILKGRYITQKDIENNAKVAVISDRLIDELYDKGSNPLGTTLQINGVSFKVVGVYSGDSKGGIDSGSTVTIPFATFNQIFNQGNNVGLIVINIDDYADIKKAETQIKDFLKTRHHIAPNDTQALGSFNLGEMFGKMFRFMQGLEFLTVVVGFFTLLAGVLAVSSILLITVKERTQEFGIRRALGAPPSQIVSQILIESSVITFFSGLIGIIAGTAFLASINTYVANSEDNDIPFVNSSIDIKILLGAFVLVLVMSLLAGLIPALRAVAIKPIDALREE